ACTTCCATTGAATGGAATAACTGCAAAGCTTCATCGACATTTCCAGTCTTGCACAACCCATCCAACATGATGCAGTAAGTGAAAAAATTAGGATTTAGGCCAGCAGCTTGCATCTCATCAAAAACTTCTCTTGCACTGAGATACCTTCCTGCACTAAATAACCCCTGCAGGACAGTGTTATAAACAACAATATTAGGTGTTAAACCTTTGTGTTGAAGTTCTCGAAAGAGATTCATGGCTTCTTCCACTTCCTTGTTCTTGAAATAGGCATTTATCAGAATAGCATAGCTATGGAGATCAGGAGTAAGGCCACTAGTAACCATGGTACTAAAGATTCTCCCTGCTTCATCTATTCGGCAATGTAAACAGTATCCATCCATTAAGGAATTGTATGTGACCAGATTGGGAGTCTGACCTTGCTGAATCATGATGCTGACTACCTCTTCAGCATCTTCTGCCTGTCCTTCCTTGCACAGTGCATCCACCACTATATTAAAAGTAAAGACATTCGGAACAATTTTATAATCCTTCATCTCAGAGAAGAGCTCTTTGACCTCCTTCCATCTGCTTAAGCTGCAGAGACCCTGAATCAAACAATTATAACTGACAACATCCGCAGGTAAGCTCTTTTCAATCATCTCCCGGAAGAGTGCAAGAGCTTCATCAACCATTTTATCCTTGCACAAGCTGTCAATGATAGTGTTGTACACAACTGTATCAGGTTTACAAGATCTTCGTCCTTTTTCCATTGATCTGAGGAAGTCGATGGCAGTTTGAGTGTTTCCCACCTTACACAAGCCATCTATTACAATTCCAAACATAACTTCATTGGGCTCGCAAACTTTGttgtatattatttttttgaacAATTCTTGTGCCTGAGGAACCTTATGCTCTCGAAAAAGTCCCTTAAGTAAAGTGCTAAAGCTGACTACATCTGGCACAAGACCACGTTTGAAGAAGCCACCCAATATGGAAAACCCCAAATCCACTCGACCCACGAGGCAGTAACAATTAATCACAACATTGAGAGTGTACTCATTAACTGGAATGCCCTTGACGCACATGTCCCTAAACAGGTGAATAACGGAACAATAGTGCTTATTCATCTTAACAATACGGTCCAGCAGTTGAGTGAAATCAATAACAGAAGGCAGAGGCCTCATTCGGACCATCTGCTTGTACAAGCTCAAAGCATCATCAAGACTGTTGATATTACTAAAATCATTCCTCAAACCAGATTGAAATTTTAGAGCTTTTCCAGAAGACGACCTAATTTTACTACTACTAGCAGAGTAAAAAGCTAATTGGGGTATAGGGTTTGCGACTGCAGAGAGAAATGAAGCAAGAGTAGTACAACTAGCAGGAGCAGTAGTTCCTAATGAAGCCGCTGCTTCCTGAGACTGAGCAATGGTAATAATTATGGCGGAAGAAGCTCTTCTCTGCATCGTCCTCATCGTCTCCTGGTCTGAGATGAATTCTTGATCTCTGTTGTTCTAGTAACTCATTTCCTGCTAATTGCACCAATTTTTTAATGGCTATTGTATTAAGGGAAAACTGCACTTTTCATCCCCAATATTTGGGATATTGGATAATTTCAGTCCAAAAGTTTCGATcaaaatacatttcattttttctagttttaTAATTTCGATCAATTAAAGCTTCAtccaaatacatttcattcttaTAGTTTCATAAATTTGAACAATTGAGGACAATTGAATGATTGTCAACCAATTTGGACCGAATATCATCACATGACTAATATGTCAGGTTAATCATTGTATTATTAATACTTAATTCAgttactaattaaattatataaataataatGAGTGTGTTTGAAtaagagattttttttaatttatgatatgatatatgtgaaacAAAATAATAGATTGGAAGATAGATAgacaatttgaaaaacatatatatgatgcaacaaaacaaatttgggtttgtttggattgcggtttatttaccaaaatatatttgcttacatcatcattacaatttccaacacacctttttatcttcccaattacctttttatctcacatacatcacatcacaaaaagtacttcaataaaaatatctctaataattcacaatccaaacaaaaatttttgcAAATAAATGACAATCTAAACAATTCTTTATTTCACGTTAATATTTTTCTCCAATTGGTTTGTAACAAGATTGTTTGAAATTTTTCTCCAATTGGCCATAATGGGGTTGTTTCTTCTCCACGACTTCAATCCCTCTCAATCTTTTTGTTCAATTTGTGATTAAGACGAGACTAATGGTGggtgaaattttcttaattttttcaaatgagaaagtgaattaaaaaataatttttgaggTTTTGGTTGACCCAatgttttttgtattttactaaTTGGTATGCTATGGTCAAGTGATGATATTCAATTCAAATTACTTGACAATCCATCAATTATCCTTAATTAGTCAAATTTATGAAattatgaggatgaaatgtgtttgcatgaaattttagggatgaaattgattaaaattataaaattatggggatgaaatgtgttttaaTTGAAATTTTAGGGATAAAATTGTCCAACACTCAAAACAATAAGGAATAAAAAGTGCATTTTCCCCTTATAATTAAAATCCTCAGGTTCTATATTCATTGAAGGTTATAGTGgtccaaagaaaaataaactcTAACTGTagtcataaattttttttttctgggtaaAATGACGGTAGTCATCgttgaaaataaaaagaatataAATGTTCTTATTGTGGTCAGATATTACAATATTTCAGTAGAAGTGAGCATAATCAAGAATTTAGTAGattaaattttgtaattttcatAATCTTCTTTTGTGAGATACTGACTTAATTCGATTTTGAGTTGAACCATTTCAATTTCGATTCAATTTTAAAATAAGAATTGAGTACTACTGAAGTCAAAATGTATGATATACATACATTGCTATTATATAGTACAATATGCATTATAACGTAATGTAATAATATATTTCCATAGTAGCATATTTTCTCATATACTTGAATGTCTATAAGACTAATATACATTTTGCACATGATATTCGTGTATAgtatatatttgtattatttatgtatttaaatACTTTTTTCGATTTCGAGATTAGTAATTTCCGGATTCAAGAAACCAATACAACTTTCATACCTATGTTGAAACACATGAATCCGCATTTGTTCGAATTTTCGAATTACcgatttcaaatttttaaattcattttgaaatcaGTCGTTATTCAATAAATTCTGAGCTTGCACGCCCCTAGGCTCATGTCTTATTTGTTCTTGAAAATAGTCGGGTACCTCTCATTGTTACACCCTCCGTTTTTCTTTAGAGGTGGATGTGGAGTCTAGTATGATTGGCAAATCAACGCCATCAAGAAAAGGGAAGGCCTCATTTTCTCAAATGAGACaaaaaaagatagaattgaCTCAGCAAGTTCTAGTCCATGGAGCTTGAATAATGAAGTATTCTGTTAAGATCTGTCTAGCAGGGATACTCAAATTGGATTAGCAATCGATTCCCATGTttcaagttgtgttttgaaaCTCGGATCGGATCGATCGATTTAACCGATTGACCCGAAAATTGAGTAGACATCCTATCCGACTTATCCTAAAAAACCGTCAAACAAAAATTCGGCCTAATTAAAAATCGTGTTTGACTAGAAATAGATGAACCATTTCgaatcaaatttttttcccatattttccttttttacattttttgtttttgttttttgattttttcttttaacttgtgagaacccgtaaatttccttatttctaggccttattttaattatttgcatgccttttatgcattttctttattagaaatttttctaaataattttttatgagtaaatatagtttttagaagatttttctagtatcggttagattttgagaaactaagaaggtatatcggacgtgggacccgctagtttGGATTATTTGAACAGTTACAATCTTCTTCACTTTCTAAAGTACTTATGTCATTATAATAATCGTCTTCTGAACTTtgatcttttttatttattaataaatttattaatttatttttaatctcttcttcttctgcaCAGATTtcagtaattttttcttttaaattacatttatttgctttatgtcctattttCCCACATTTGTAGCAAATaattttctgtttaataaattttcttttcttttctggtttATTTCC
This sequence is a window from Coffea eugenioides isolate CCC68of chromosome 7, Ceug_1.0, whole genome shotgun sequence. Protein-coding genes within it:
- the LOC113778791 gene encoding putative pentatricopeptide repeat-containing protein At1g12700, mitochondrial translates to MRTMQRRASSAIIITIAQSQEAAASLGTTAPASCTTLASFLSAVANPIPQLAFYSASSSKIRSSSGKALKFQSGLRNDFSNINSLDDALSLYKQMVRMRPLPSVIDFTQLLDRIVKMNKHYCSVIHLFRDMCVKGIPVNEYTLNVVINCYCLVGRVDLGFSILGGFFKRGLVPDVVSFSTLLKGLFREHKVPQAQELFKKIIYNKVCEPNEVMFGIVIDGLCKVGNTQTAIDFLRSMEKGRRSCKPDTVVYNTIIDSLCKDKMVDEALALFREMIEKSLPADVVSYNCLIQGLCSLSRWKEVKELFSEMKDYKIVPNVFTFNIVVDALCKEGQAEDAEEVVSIMIQQGQTPNLVTYNSLMDGYCLHCRIDEAGRIFSTMVTSGLTPDLHSYAILINAYFKNKEVEEAMNLFRELQHKGLTPNIVVYNTVLQGLFSAGRYLSAREVFDEMQAAGLNPNFFTYCIMLDGLCKTGNVDEALQLFHSMEVDGVDLHVQMYGIILNGLCKSRRLDSARDLFNSLCLKGLDPDVRTYTIMIAGLLSEGLLIEAKELVEKMEEKGCLADGATYNVILQGLLKGGHYDDAMVCYEEMVHRGFSLDASTFSILLDSSAKNQNNPSLPMLMLKIDPDSKKFMDGGQRGPSH